Proteins found in one Sporosarcina sp. FSL K6-3457 genomic segment:
- a CDS encoding dihydrofolate reductase family protein — translation MSNEVKSRKIILDLAVTLDGFIEGVNGEVDWCIMDSEMGFTNFLNQIDTILYGRKSYDLWGQYTPTIEDTDAEKEMWGFVHSKEKYVFSKTQKGTDNKAIFINDVIPEEVNKIKNKPGKDIWLYGGASLITTFIDLGLVDEFRLSVHPVVLGEGKPLFIDIKQRLNLKLIHTRTFSSGVVQLIYHLNRD, via the coding sequence ATGTCCAATGAAGTAAAATCAAGAAAAATAATTTTAGATTTAGCAGTTACGCTAGATGGATTTATTGAAGGGGTAAATGGTGAAGTTGATTGGTGCATAATGGACTCTGAGATGGGGTTTACTAATTTCCTAAATCAAATAGATACTATTTTGTATGGAAGAAAAAGTTACGATTTATGGGGACAATATACGCCAACAATTGAAGATACTGATGCTGAAAAAGAAATGTGGGGATTCGTTCACAGTAAAGAGAAATATGTGTTTTCCAAAACGCAAAAAGGGACTGATAATAAAGCAATATTCATAAATGATGTTATTCCTGAAGAAGTAAATAAAATAAAAAATAAGCCCGGTAAAGACATCTGGTTATACGGCGGAGCAAGTCTTATTACAACTTTTATCGATTTAGGCCTTGTTGATGAATTTAGATTATCTGTTCACCCTGTTGTTTTGGGAGAAGGAAAACCTCTGTTTATTGATATTAAACAGAGGTTGAACTTGAAATTGATTCATACAAGAACTTTCTCCTCGGGCGTTGTTCAACTAATTTACCACTTGAATAGGGATTAA
- a CDS encoding ABC transporter substrate-binding protein, producing the protein MKKKWNCFQKLCFSLVALIGVSAVLAACSGGPKKDEVTTGEQPSGNEPQTIRLVAANHPWTEAIMPLLPDFEKETGITVKVDSYFEDQLSQKTSVEFAANAKSIDVVLFRPLQDGKQFEKNGYFASLNEYVSQQGNSTDDFVPSALGSVKNGDNLYGLPVVTESTVLYYRKDILEKAGLQPPKTLDELKEQAEKLSDPQNGLYGFVARGKRSPAVTQFSSFLYSHGADFMKDGQATLNTPEAIQAFEYYGGLLKDYGPPGTLNMSWPEAMAVFTQGKAVFYTDASALYTNATDPSKSGVADQVGFAPFPAGPGGNKVAAPPAWAIAIGANSEKKDAAWQFVKWVTSKEVVLNLQADGITGALTSVWEMPEGVAHFPEDLTEAIVENNKHGVPYDRPAIINVGEARDAIGDVINAAIEGKDVKAAAEKSNATFQAILDKE; encoded by the coding sequence ATGAAGAAAAAATGGAATTGTTTTCAAAAACTCTGTTTCTCGCTAGTAGCATTGATAGGGGTAAGTGCTGTTCTCGCCGCCTGTAGTGGTGGTCCCAAAAAAGATGAAGTGACTACCGGAGAACAGCCATCGGGGAATGAGCCTCAAACAATCAGATTGGTTGCTGCCAATCACCCATGGACTGAGGCAATTATGCCACTACTACCAGATTTTGAAAAGGAAACAGGCATTACGGTGAAAGTAGACAGCTATTTCGAAGATCAGCTTTCCCAAAAGACCTCTGTTGAGTTTGCTGCAAACGCAAAGAGTATCGACGTCGTCCTGTTCCGCCCGCTTCAAGACGGGAAACAGTTTGAGAAAAACGGATATTTTGCCTCTTTGAATGAATATGTTTCACAACAAGGAAATTCTACGGATGATTTTGTTCCGTCCGCTCTTGGCAGTGTGAAAAACGGGGATAATCTGTACGGGCTTCCAGTTGTAACAGAATCAACGGTTTTATACTACCGTAAAGATATTCTAGAAAAGGCGGGTCTTCAACCACCGAAGACGTTGGATGAACTGAAAGAACAGGCGGAGAAATTGAGTGATCCTCAAAATGGATTATATGGGTTTGTCGCACGTGGGAAACGTTCTCCAGCGGTTACTCAGTTTTCAAGTTTCCTTTACAGCCATGGCGCTGATTTCATGAAGGATGGACAAGCGACTTTGAATACACCTGAAGCGATTCAAGCTTTTGAATATTACGGTGGGCTGTTAAAAGATTATGGTCCTCCTGGAACATTGAACATGAGCTGGCCAGAAGCGATGGCTGTCTTTACGCAAGGAAAAGCAGTTTTCTATACAGATGCATCTGCTCTTTATACGAACGCAACGGATCCTTCGAAGTCAGGAGTAGCCGATCAAGTTGGTTTTGCCCCGTTCCCAGCTGGCCCCGGTGGAAATAAAGTGGCAGCCCCTCCGGCTTGGGCTATCGCTATTGGTGCCAACTCTGAAAAGAAAGATGCTGCATGGCAGTTCGTGAAATGGGTTACGAGTAAAGAAGTTGTGTTGAATCTTCAGGCTGATGGAATCACAGGAGCTTTGACATCGGTTTGGGAAATGCCGGAAGGTGTTGCTCATTTTCCGGAAGACCTGACAGAAGCGATCGTTGAAAACAATAAGCACGGGGTGCCGTACGATCGTCCTGCCATCATTAATGTAGGAGAAGCACGCGATGCGATTGGTGATGTGATCAATGCTGCGATTGAAGGTAAAGATGTAAAAGCTGCTGCAGAGAAGTCTAATGCGACGTTCCAAGCCATTTTAGACAAAGAATAA
- a CDS encoding RtcB family protein — protein MIFGEHEENTLRQFQNCLENGNVIGGVLCADGHYGYSTPVGGVVVYDGQISPSGVGYDIACGNKAVRTNIKYEEIKNMLPSVMDEIAGKISFGIGRKNNKRVDHELFDDPDWNVFRQIGQQEHDTLKKLAIDQLGTVGSGNHYVDLLVEEQTGDLWIANHFGSRGFGHKTASGFLNVVNHRGFSDRAPGETMEQAPTLIDLDSELGDMYYRAMTLAGKYAYAGRDYVIEQVLHTLRAKALFEVHNHHNYAWKEMHQGKETIVVRKGATPSAPGQLGFIGGSMGDISVIVQGKDCEDNEHAFYSTVHGAGRIMSRTQAAGKMNWKKRTRSGGAISQQQMDDAVKEFGVMLRGGGTDESPFVYRKLQTVLDAHKDTIDILHVLKPVGVCMAGANELDPYKD, from the coding sequence ATGATTTTTGGAGAACATGAAGAAAATACACTTCGACAGTTTCAAAATTGTTTAGAAAATGGAAATGTCATAGGTGGCGTACTATGTGCGGATGGACATTACGGATATAGTACGCCAGTAGGCGGAGTTGTTGTATACGATGGACAAATATCTCCATCGGGCGTCGGTTATGATATTGCCTGTGGAAATAAAGCAGTCAGAACGAATATTAAGTACGAAGAGATTAAAAACATGCTTCCGAGTGTGATGGATGAAATTGCGGGGAAAATTTCTTTTGGTATTGGACGAAAAAATAACAAACGGGTAGATCATGAGTTGTTTGATGATCCGGACTGGAATGTTTTTCGTCAAATTGGTCAGCAAGAACATGATACGCTAAAAAAGTTGGCCATCGATCAGTTAGGGACTGTCGGCTCTGGTAATCACTATGTCGATCTTCTTGTCGAAGAACAGACAGGGGATCTATGGATTGCCAACCATTTTGGCAGCAGGGGATTTGGCCATAAGACAGCGAGTGGTTTTTTAAATGTAGTTAATCATCGTGGTTTTTCAGACCGTGCCCCCGGTGAAACGATGGAGCAAGCGCCAACATTAATTGATTTGGATAGTGAGCTAGGCGATATGTATTATCGCGCGATGACGTTGGCTGGAAAATATGCGTACGCAGGAAGAGATTATGTCATCGAACAAGTTCTCCATACTCTGCGTGCTAAAGCGCTATTTGAAGTGCATAATCATCATAACTATGCATGGAAAGAGATGCACCAAGGGAAAGAAACAATCGTTGTTCGGAAGGGAGCAACGCCATCTGCACCGGGTCAGTTAGGTTTTATCGGTGGCAGTATGGGTGATATTTCGGTTATCGTGCAAGGGAAAGATTGTGAAGACAATGAACATGCATTTTACAGCACAGTTCATGGTGCAGGCAGGATTATGAGTCGTACGCAGGCAGCAGGGAAGATGAATTGGAAAAAGCGTACTCGTTCTGGCGGGGCAATATCCCAGCAGCAGATGGATGATGCAGTGAAAGAATTTGGCGTCATGTTACGCGGTGGAGGGACGGACGAAAGTCCATTTGTGTACCGAAAACTACAAACTGTACTGGATGCACATAAAGACACGATTGATATTTTACACGTCCTGAAACCAGTGGGTGTTTGTATGGCTGGTGCAAATGAGCTTGATCCGTATAAAGACTAA
- a CDS encoding carbohydrate ABC transporter permease, translating to MLYWIDKNVKWIYPLPAVLFVGLMMIFPIGYTFWLSFHEWSMSNITPPLWVTLDNYMSLFKDELFRESLWITFYFTVVAVGVQTVLGILLALLMNKHIIGKGLVKTLFLLPMIATPVAVGLVWVLIYEPNVGVANIFLQALGLPVQEWLASPDLVIPSLILIDVWEWTPMIALIVLAGLVSLPKDPYEAAIVDGASGLQIFWNITLPLLKPAIYSAVLLRLIDALKTFDIIYATTQGGPGTSSQTLNIYGYVLGFQYFQIGKASALLMVFFAIVLSLSILVISLRKKAGASL from the coding sequence ATGTTGTACTGGATTGACAAGAATGTGAAATGGATTTACCCTTTGCCAGCAGTTTTATTTGTTGGCTTGATGATGATTTTTCCGATAGGCTACACGTTTTGGCTAAGTTTCCATGAGTGGAGCATGTCGAATATTACGCCTCCTTTATGGGTCACCCTCGATAATTATATGTCTCTCTTTAAAGACGAGCTGTTTCGTGAGTCGCTTTGGATTACATTTTATTTTACTGTTGTTGCCGTCGGGGTGCAGACGGTGCTCGGGATTCTCCTTGCCCTATTGATGAACAAACATATTATCGGTAAGGGACTTGTCAAGACACTTTTTCTTCTCCCGATGATTGCAACGCCAGTAGCTGTTGGCTTAGTTTGGGTCTTGATCTACGAACCTAATGTTGGCGTTGCGAACATCTTTTTGCAGGCACTTGGTTTGCCGGTACAGGAATGGCTTGCATCCCCTGACCTTGTAATCCCATCCCTGATTTTGATTGATGTATGGGAATGGACGCCAATGATTGCCCTCATCGTCCTTGCAGGATTAGTTTCCTTGCCTAAAGACCCTTATGAAGCAGCCATTGTGGATGGGGCAAGCGGTTTGCAGATTTTTTGGAACATCACCCTGCCGCTTTTGAAGCCGGCCATTTACTCAGCTGTACTGCTTCGTTTGATTGATGCATTGAAAACCTTTGATATTATCTACGCAACGACCCAAGGAGGGCCAGGTACCTCATCACAGACTCTGAATATTTACGGGTATGTGTTAGGCTTTCAATATTTCCAAATCGGGAAGGCATCAGCCTTATTGATGGTGTTTTTTGCGATTGTTCTCTCTCTTAGTATTCTGGTAATCTCCTTACGTAAAAAGGCAGGTGCTTCTCTATGA
- a CDS encoding carbohydrate ABC transporter permease, whose product MSKRKKITVKSISTNILVYFILILFILPFLWMILASFKTQQQILDTSNLFGFTPNFDNYISVFTKYAFMDFIVNSFLIAVASTFLGLILGLPAAYAIAKYKQNGLGLLILIARIVPGISFLIPWFIIFSRLELIDTYTALTLSHTLVTMPFIIWVMIPFFESMPGELEESARIDGCTTTGAFLRVILPISGPGMITSSILAFIFSWNNFMFSLILAGEKTKTLPIAVFNFLSYSEINWGGLMAASVIITLPVLVIALIMQRFIIAGLTGGAVKG is encoded by the coding sequence ATGAGTAAACGGAAGAAAATCACGGTGAAATCGATTTCTACAAATATATTAGTTTATTTCATTCTAATTCTTTTCATTTTGCCTTTTCTTTGGATGATTTTGGCTTCATTTAAGACCCAACAACAGATTTTGGATACGTCCAATCTCTTTGGTTTTACGCCAAACTTTGATAACTATATAAGCGTATTTACCAAATATGCGTTCATGGATTTCATCGTTAACTCGTTTCTGATAGCAGTTGCATCCACCTTTTTAGGCCTGATACTTGGACTACCGGCCGCTTATGCCATTGCAAAATATAAACAAAATGGATTGGGCTTGTTGATTCTGATTGCTCGAATTGTTCCAGGAATTTCGTTCTTGATTCCTTGGTTTATCATCTTTTCAAGGCTAGAGCTCATCGATACATATACAGCGCTGACGCTTAGTCATACGCTCGTAACGATGCCATTCATCATTTGGGTAATGATTCCTTTCTTCGAAAGTATGCCAGGGGAATTGGAAGAATCAGCGAGAATCGACGGTTGTACGACTACGGGCGCCTTTCTCCGAGTAATTTTACCCATTTCTGGTCCTGGAATGATCACATCCTCTATTCTGGCCTTTATTTTTTCGTGGAACAATTTTATGTTCTCGCTAATTCTTGCGGGAGAAAAAACCAAAACGCTGCCAATTGCAGTATTTAACTTCCTTTCCTATTCTGAAATTAACTGGGGAGGCTTAATGGCTGCATCTGTCATCATTACATTACCCGTGCTCGTCATTGCACTAATCATGCAGCGCTTCATTATCGCAGGTTTGACTGGTGGAGCGGTAAAAGGGTGA
- a CDS encoding TIGR01777 family oxidoreductase, with translation MTKKIVIAGGTGFIGQYFEDKFTNLGYEVIIISRQSQHLSWTDQTSIVEALEDAEMLINLAGKSVNCRYNVKNKKEILNSRTETTHILGQALVACKNPPSLWINSSTATIYRHAEDRPMTEASGEIGTGFSVDVAKAWEESLFTFDLPQTRKVALRIAIVLGKDGGVMEPYRNLVRLGLGGVQGSGNQMFSWIHVEDVFRILLFLQDNKQLTGVFNCSAPLPITNREFMTQLRKSMDRKIGLPSPKWMLEMGAVFMRTETELILKSRWVVPERLEKHGFKFTFSTIEEALRDIVKS, from the coding sequence ATGACAAAGAAGATAGTCATTGCTGGTGGAACGGGCTTTATAGGTCAATATTTTGAGGACAAGTTTACAAATTTAGGATATGAAGTCATTATCATTTCTAGGCAGTCACAACATCTTTCATGGACCGATCAAACAAGTATTGTAGAGGCGTTGGAAGATGCAGAAATGCTCATCAATCTCGCCGGCAAGTCCGTCAACTGTCGCTACAATGTGAAGAATAAGAAAGAAATACTCAATTCTAGAACAGAGACGACTCACATCCTTGGACAGGCATTAGTAGCCTGTAAAAATCCGCCCTCTTTATGGATTAATTCAAGTACAGCTACGATTTATCGACATGCGGAAGATCGGCCCATGACCGAAGCGAGTGGTGAGATTGGAACTGGTTTCTCGGTTGATGTGGCTAAAGCATGGGAGGAATCCCTATTTACGTTCGACCTGCCTCAGACAAGGAAAGTCGCCCTAAGAATAGCCATCGTACTCGGTAAAGATGGCGGAGTGATGGAGCCCTACCGTAACCTAGTACGTCTCGGGCTCGGCGGGGTACAAGGATCAGGCAACCAAATGTTCAGCTGGATTCATGTAGAAGATGTATTTCGGATTCTACTTTTCCTTCAGGACAATAAACAGTTGACTGGAGTATTCAATTGCTCAGCTCCTCTGCCTATCACGAATCGGGAATTCATGACACAACTGCGAAAATCGATGGATCGAAAGATAGGCCTCCCGTCACCGAAGTGGATGCTTGAAATGGGTGCTGTCTTTATGCGGACCGAAACAGAGTTGATTTTAAAAAGTCGTTGGGTTGTTCCAGAAAGATTGGAAAAGCACGGTTTTAAGTTTACGTTTAGCACAATCGAGGAAGCGCTTCGAGATATAGTAAAAAGCTAG
- the arr gene encoding NAD(+)--rifampin ADP-ribosyltransferase: MNDKKDVLDNGPFFHGTKVELEIGDLLEPQHLSNYQDKKSNYIYFTATLDAAKWGAELATSKSKERIYIVEPLGDFENDPNLTDKRFPGNPTRSYRSTSPLKIVAELSSWERHFDEEINHMLTSLKSLREQGKAIIYD; the protein is encoded by the coding sequence ATAAATGACAAAAAAGATGTCTTAGATAATGGTCCTTTTTTTCATGGTACTAAAGTAGAACTGGAAATTGGAGATTTATTAGAACCACAACACTTATCAAATTACCAAGATAAAAAATCGAACTATATATATTTTACTGCAACATTAGATGCTGCTAAATGGGGTGCTGAATTAGCAACATCTAAATCAAAAGAAAGAATTTATATTGTAGAACCATTAGGTGATTTTGAAAATGATCCGAACTTAACTGACAAAAGATTTCCTGGAAACCCAACACGTTCTTATCGGTCTACATCTCCCTTGAAAATAGTAGCTGAATTAAGTTCATGGGAAAGACATTTCGATGAAGAAATAAATCATATGCTTACATCTTTAAAAAGTTTACGTGAACAAGGAAAAGCTATAATATACGATTAA